The Synechococcus sp. MU1617 genome window below encodes:
- the era gene encoding GTPase Era produces the protein MQPTPLPEDYRSGFIALIGRPNVGKSTLVNQLVGEKVAITSPVAQTTRNRLRAILTTEVAQMVLVDTPGIHKPHHLLGERLVKSARSAIGEVDLVVLLLEGCERPGRGDAFIVNLLQQQSLPVLVALNKWDKLAEEHRSEAEEAYAALLHETNWPVHRCSALSGDGCEELTAAMAAQLPLGPQLYPPEMVSDQPERVLLGELIREQVLLHTREEVPHSVAVTIDRVEELPAKGKGAGRTAVLATVLVERKSQKGILIGKGGAMLKTIGQGARLQMQVLIDGPVYLELFVKVVPDWRSKPARLAELGYTGNQ, from the coding sequence ATGCAACCAACTCCTCTGCCAGAGGACTACCGCTCTGGCTTCATCGCACTGATTGGTCGACCGAACGTGGGTAAATCCACGCTGGTGAATCAGCTGGTTGGGGAGAAGGTGGCGATCACATCCCCTGTGGCCCAAACCACCCGCAATCGCCTGCGGGCAATCCTCACCACGGAGGTGGCACAGATGGTGCTGGTGGACACCCCTGGCATCCACAAACCCCACCACTTGCTTGGGGAACGCTTGGTGAAGAGTGCGCGCAGCGCCATCGGTGAAGTGGACCTGGTGGTGTTGCTTCTGGAGGGGTGCGAGCGCCCGGGGCGGGGTGATGCCTTCATCGTGAATCTGCTGCAGCAGCAGTCCCTGCCGGTGCTGGTGGCCCTGAACAAGTGGGACAAACTGGCGGAGGAGCATCGCTCCGAGGCGGAAGAGGCCTATGCCGCCCTGCTGCATGAGACGAATTGGCCGGTGCACCGCTGCAGCGCCCTTTCAGGCGATGGCTGCGAAGAGCTCACAGCAGCGATGGCGGCTCAGTTGCCCTTGGGGCCACAGCTTTATCCGCCCGAGATGGTGAGTGATCAACCAGAGCGGGTGCTGCTGGGTGAACTGATCCGCGAGCAGGTTCTTCTGCACACGCGGGAGGAGGTGCCCCACAGCGTTGCTGTCACCATTGATCGCGTTGAGGAGTTGCCGGCAAAGGGCAAAGGGGCTGGGCGAACAGCCGTTCTGGCCACGGTGCTGGTGGAACGCAAGAGTCAGAAGGGAATCCTGATCGGCAAAGGTGGGGCGATGCTCAAGACGATCGGCCAGGGGGCCCGGCTGCAGATGCAGGTGCTGATCGATGGCCCGGTGTATTTAGAGCTGTTCGTCAAGGTGGTGCCCGATTGGCGCAGCAAACCGGCCCGCTTGGCG
- the budA gene encoding acetolactate decarboxylase: MSSASFHDLHLRLPAGHWKELQQHCERSGESASAVIRKALGDYLDLEHHTLWQLSTSSAVVKGVFGEALQVKDLADHGDFGIGTFEQLDGEGILLNGVCWQAGADGTLIQAPMDEGIPFWIATHFACERQMRLGPISDLGQFAQLLDPYRPSANLFVAIRVTGEFEEVMVRSVSRVEQGASLLDATRAQTTFTHHAIRGTLVGFWSPTHASSLNIPGYHLHFLSDDQRHGGHLLDLKATALEVEFDFQSNLRLALPETKEFLMADLSGDPSAALEEAETRGGR, translated from the coding sequence ATGTCCAGCGCTTCTTTCCATGATCTTCATCTGCGTCTTCCAGCAGGACATTGGAAAGAGCTTCAGCAGCACTGTGAGCGATCAGGAGAGAGTGCGAGTGCTGTGATCCGGAAGGCTCTTGGCGATTATCTCGATCTGGAGCACCACACCCTGTGGCAGCTATCCACCTCAAGTGCGGTCGTAAAAGGGGTGTTTGGTGAGGCGCTGCAGGTGAAAGATCTTGCAGACCACGGTGATTTCGGCATTGGCACGTTTGAGCAGCTTGATGGGGAGGGAATCCTCTTGAACGGTGTGTGTTGGCAAGCCGGTGCCGACGGCACGCTCATCCAGGCTCCAATGGACGAAGGGATTCCCTTTTGGATTGCCACCCATTTCGCCTGCGAACGCCAGATGCGTCTCGGCCCGATTTCGGATCTGGGGCAGTTTGCTCAGCTGCTCGACCCCTATCGCCCCAGTGCGAATTTGTTTGTGGCGATTCGCGTTACGGGCGAATTTGAAGAGGTGATGGTGCGCTCCGTTTCGCGCGTTGAACAAGGGGCCAGCCTGCTGGATGCAACGCGCGCTCAAACCACGTTCACCCATCACGCCATACGGGGAACGTTGGTTGGTTTTTGGAGTCCAACCCATGCAAGCAGCCTCAATATTCCCGGCTATCACCTTCATTTCCTTTCAGACGATCAGCGCCATGGTGGCCATCTGCTCGATTTGAAAGCCACCGCGTTGGAGGTGGAGTTTGATTTCCAATCAAATCTTCGGTTGGCGCTGCCTGAAACCAAGGAATTTTTGATGGCGGATCTTTCGGGTGATCCATCTGCCGCTTTGGAAGAGGCAGAAACGCGAGGAGGCCGTTGA
- a CDS encoding Bax inhibitor-1 family protein, translated as MPASSNFQEAIRQAQSSALVGPNVVNKALPYVGGGMVLTSIGVIGGLSMMATPLFMPLFWVAVIGNLVLFFVAQNVAMKGNNATALPLLSIYSLITGFTLSGLVAFAGAVAGIGAVGTAALATGITFVIASIVGRRMSDSVGQALSGVVGLGLIGLILAMVVQFVGGIFAPAIFHGTSFELMIAGFGTVLFVGAAFVDFYTMPRSYRDDQYLAGALSMYLTYINLFIFILRLIIVLNGGGRRD; from the coding sequence GCCCTTGTCGGGCCCAACGTTGTCAATAAAGCGCTGCCCTACGTCGGCGGCGGCATGGTGCTCACCTCGATCGGGGTGATCGGTGGTCTTTCGATGATGGCCACCCCGTTGTTCATGCCCCTGTTCTGGGTGGCCGTGATCGGCAACCTGGTTCTCTTCTTCGTCGCGCAGAACGTCGCGATGAAGGGGAACAACGCCACAGCCTTGCCGCTGTTGTCGATCTACAGCCTGATCACCGGATTCACCCTGAGCGGTCTCGTGGCGTTCGCTGGAGCTGTCGCCGGTATCGGTGCGGTCGGCACAGCTGCCCTGGCCACCGGCATCACCTTCGTGATTGCGTCGATCGTTGGTCGTCGCATGAGTGATTCCGTCGGTCAGGCGCTCTCCGGCGTGGTTGGTCTCGGCTTGATTGGCCTGATCCTGGCCATGGTCGTCCAGTTTGTTGGCGGCATTTTTGCCCCAGCCATCTTCCATGGCACCAGCTTTGAACTGATGATCGCCGGCTTCGGCACTGTGCTCTTCGTAGGCGCCGCCTTCGTCGACTTCTACACGATGCCTCGCTCTTACCGGGATGACCAATACCTGGCAGGTGCCTTGAGCATGTACCTCACCTACATCAACCTGTTCATCTTCATCCTGCGCTTGATCATCGTGCTCAACGGTGGTGGTCGTCGCGACTGA